From the genome of Carassius gibelio isolate Cgi1373 ecotype wild population from Czech Republic chromosome A16, carGib1.2-hapl.c, whole genome shotgun sequence, one region includes:
- the LOC128031198 gene encoding dual specificity protein kinase Ttk isoform X1, whose protein sequence is MGTSRILKRSPNKTFDQSYRQIYLLSLSQLSEMDEEESTERQMQIAMLCQRLAKIKKLYTDDDTDHINQAISSHSPDACRTLLTSLERKGNPQTDPGLLSKLIDGYTRVFSSMPLGRYSQIESYAQMLVRFAELKAIQDVNDAQASFDIARSHCKDFAFVHIAYAQFELLQGNFKKCTLILQKAFEMNAKPRRVLEAALRNLNAGKHQLLSHEDKENISVSAHEDAHESVRSSSRRSDESCDLQTSSTLHQGSDQRFSPQDENMPVWRAASQHRRTAMAERVPMVPLSVPENESSDCDGAQKPEAPAAHLFSRQTSASNIRSTFPMCSSKKGTPDGDSYSLLNLKPPVISPDHHLRRNSEEGDTITALLQRAERRETARTEETTDIHQLISTNSPESCQIFLENLEKRGDPASDAAFLSKLLDCYSKVFARFPLAKHCRKESYARMLVRYAELKGIEDPEDAPDHFSIARSHCKAFAFVHIAHAQFELSQGNSRKSNLILQKALSSNARPVELLRTAVRNLSSGQTHLLPSEHEESAAGSVEAVRDRKEEEAPAKAPEEQRKPHVKETSSDWKIPAVIDRHESPEDRKAPTIPGSSSSSLQALRTPAPPRVQPSFSCQTPNYRDPSANSFVTPVVKQRPVVVSVPSTAQKMGHAPLPCTPQSRVSSVPQPSQTPASAFSNESITIKGKQFFIFKMIGRGGSSKVYQVFDQKKHAYAVKYVNLEEADAQAVESYRNEIQHLNHLQQYSDQIIKLYDYEITSSYIYMLMECGHLDLNTWLRSRKSVNPLDRKCYWRNMLEAVHTIHKHGIIHSDLKPANFVIVDASLKLIDFGIANRIQPDVTSIMKDSQVGTLNYMPPEAIKDTSSNGKPGSKISAKGDVWSLGCILYCMTYGKTPFQNITNQISKIHAIIDPSHEIDFPDIPEKDLLDVLKGCLVRNPRERISISELLDHPYLQLRPEPAEASAGDLKRILNELAALQSPNSIARAASNLAKMCNSGRKLDVSECVKVSSQPL, encoded by the exons ATGGGCACGTCGCGAATTTTGAAACGGTCGCCCAACAAAACATTCGATCAATCCTACCGTCAAATTTACCTCCTTTCTCTGTCTCAGT TGTCAGAGATGGATGAAGAAGAGAGCACCGAGAGACAGATGCAGATCGCCATGCTGTGCCAGCGGCTGGCCAAGATCAAGAAGTTATACACTGATG ATGACACGGATCACATCAACCAGGCCATCAGCTCTCACTCTCCGGACGCCTGCCGGACGCTTCTGACCAGTCTGGAGAGGAAGGGCAATCCTCAGACAGACCCCGGCCTGCTCTCTAAACTCATCGACGGCTACACACGTGTCTTCTCCAGCATGCCGCTGGGCAGGTACAGCCAGATTGAGAGCTACGCCCAGATGCTGGTCAGATTCGCAGAGTTAAAGGC catccaagatgtaaatgatgCGCAGGCTAGTTTTGACATAGCGAGATCGCACTGTAAGGATTTCGCCTTTGTTCACATTGCTTATGCTCAGTTTGAGCTTTTGCAAG GTAACTTTAAGAAGTGCACTTTGATTCTTCAGAAGGCTTTTGAGATGAACGCTAAACCCAGGCGTGTTCTGGAGGCTGCGCTGAGGAACCTCAACGCAGGCAAACACCAGCTCCTCTCGCATGAAGATAAGGAGAACATCTCTG TGTCTGCACATGAGGATGCACACGAGTCTGTGAGGAGCAGCTCCAGAAGATCAGACGAATCGTGCGACCTGCAGACCAGCAGCACTCTTCACCAGGG GAGCGATCAGAGGTTCAGTCCACAAGATGAGAACATGCCTGTGTGGAGAGCAGCGTCACAACACAGAAGAACAGCCATG GCAGAAAGAGTTCCCATGGTGCCTCTCTCTGTCCCTGAAAACGAGAGCAGTGACTGTGACGGTGCTCAGAAACCAGAAGCTCCTGCTGCACACCTTTTCTCCAGGCAGACGAGCGCTTCAAATATCCGCTCCACGTTCCCCATGTGTTCCTCAAAGAAAGGCACTCCAGATGGAGACTCCTACAGTCTGTTGAACCTGAAG CCTCCTGTGATCAGTCCAGATCATCATCTGAGGAGAAACAGTGAAGAGGGCGACACCATCACAGCACTCCTGCAGAGAGCCGAGAGAAGAGAAACCGCTCGGACCGAAG AAACCACTGATATCCACCAGCTCATCAGCACCAACTCTCCTGAAAGCTGTCAGATCTTCCTGGAAAACCTGGAGAAGAGAGGAGACCCTGCTTCAGACGCGGCGTTTCTCTCCAAGCTCCTGGACTGCTACTCTAAGGTGTTCGCCCGGTTTCCTTTGGCCAAGCACTGCAGAAAAGAAAGCTATGCTCGAATGCTGGTGCGATATGCAGAGCTGAAGGG GATCGAAGATCCAGAAGACGCTCCAGATCATTTCAGTATTGCCAGATCGCACTGTAAAGCTTTTGCGTTTGTGCATATCGCACACGCTCAGTTTGAGCTCTCACAAG GTAACTCTAGGAAGAGTAATCTGATTCTTCAGAAAGCGCTGAGCTCAAACGCACGGCCGGTCGAACTGCTGCGGACCGCCGTCAGAAACCTCAGCTCTGGTCAAACTCACCTGCTTCCCTCGGAGCATGAAGAGAGCGCTGCAG GAAGTGTGGAAGCAGTGCGTGACAGAAAggaagaagaagctccagcgaAGGCTCCTGAGGAGCAGCGAAAGCCTCATGTCAAGGAGACTTCTTCAGACTGGAAGATCCCTGCTGTCATCGACAGACATGAGTCTCCAGAG GATCGTAAAGCTCCCACAATCCCTGGTTCCTCTTCATCCTCACTTCAAGCTTTGAGAACACCTGCTCCTCCCAGAGTACAGCCCTCGTTCAGCTGTCAGACGCCCAACTACAGAGACCCCAGTGCAAACAG TTTTGTGACTCCTGTGGTGAAGCAGCGGCCCGTGGTTGTGTCTGTTCCCTCCACGGCTCAGAAGATGGGTCACGCTCCGTTACCCTGCACCCCTCAGAGCCGGGTGTCCAGCGTCCCGCAGCCGTCACAG ACCCCCGCCTCTGCTTTCTCAAACGAGTCCATCACAATCAAGGGCAAACAGTTCTTCATCTTCAAGATGATCGGCCGCGGCGGCTCCAGTAAG gtgtatCAGGTGTTTGACCAGAAGAAGCATGCGTATGCTGTGAAGTATGTGAATCTGGAGGAGGCCGACGCTCAGGCCGTGGAGAGCTACAGGAATGAGATCCAGCACTTGAATCATCTTCAGCAGTACAGCGATCAGATCATTAAACTCTACGACTA TGAGATCACCAGCAGCTACATCTACATGCTGATGGAGTGCGGTCACCTGGATCTCAACACCTGGCTGCGCAGCCGCAAGTCCGTCAACCCTCTGGACAGGAAGTGCTACTGGAGGAACATGCTGGAGGCGGTGCACACCATCCACAAACATG GCATCATCCACAGTGATTTAAAGCCAGCTAACTTTGTGATTGTGGACGCGTCGCTGAAGCTGATCGACTTTGGGATCGCTAACCGCATCCAGCCTGACGTGACCAGCATCATGAAGGACTCGCAG GTGGGGACTCTGAACTACATGCCACCAGAGGCCATCAAAGACACGTCCTCCAATGGGAAGCCAGGGTCAAAG ATCAGTGCTAAAGGAGACGTGTGGTCTCTGGGGTGTATCCTGTACTGCATGACTTACGGAAAGACTCCGTTCCAGAACATCACCAATCAGATCAGCAAAATCCATGCCATCATAGACCCGTCCCACGAGATCGACTTCCCCGACATCCCTGAGAAGGACCTGCTGGATGTGCTGAAG GGGTGTTTGGTTCGCAATCCTAGAGAGAGGATTTCAATCTCAGAGCTGCTCGATCACCCGTACCTGCAGCTGCGCCCTGAGCCAG CAGAAGCGAGTGCTGGTGATCTGAAGAGGATCCTGAATGAACTGGCAGCTCTTCAGTCTCCCAACAGCATCGCCAGAGCTGCTAGT AACCTGGCCAAGATGTGCAACAGCGGGAGGAAGTTAGATGTCTCAGAGTGTGTGAAAGTGTCCAGTCAGCCGCTGTAG
- the LOC128030596 gene encoding dynactin subunit 3-like — protein sequence MVHQLRNTKACGVYEAVDPLSLSTEEECLRSQATLLEQVHNLQPHQRSDPDYCSLPELTKKVQRLSQVHIKQQDQNEDLSAEVKTLFEDYNRLRLDYCAEIFLLSKQFSQWDEALRELEGPKRGQQMDTDANA from the exons ATGGTTCACCAGTTGAGAAACACTAAAGCATGTGGTGTTTATGAAGCAGTCGATCCTCTTTCTTTATCTACAGAGGAGGAGTGTCTGCGATCTCAGGCCACGTTATTGGAGCAGGTGCACAATCTGCAGCCACATCAAAGGTCAGACCCTGACTACTGCT CGCTTCCAGAGCTGACCAAGAAAGTGCAGCGCTTGTCACAAGTCCACATTAAACAACAG GACCAGAATGAAGACTTGTCTGCTGAAGTGAAGACGCTGTTTGAAGATTACAACAGACTCAGATTGGATTATTGTGCAGAA ATCTTTCTCTTATCAAAGCAGTTTTCACAGTGGGATGAAGCTCTTCGGGAGCTGGAAGGACCCAAACGAGGCCAGCAGATGGACACGGATGCTAATGCTTAG
- the LOC128031102 gene encoding elongation of very long chain fatty acids protein 4 produces the protein MDIIKHIINDTVQFYKWSLTIADKRVEKWPLMDSPLPTLAISSSYLLFLWLGPRFMQGREPLQLRKTLILYNFSMVVLNFFIFKELFLAARAANYSYICQPVDYSDDPNEVRVAAALWWYFISKGVEYLDTVFFILRKKFNQISFLHVYHHCTMFTLWWIGIKWVAGGQSFFGAHMNAAIHVLMYLYYGLAAFGPKIQKYLWWKKYLTIIQMIQFHVTIGHTALSLYSDCPFPKWMHWCLIGYALTFIILFGNFYYQTYRRQPRRETTAKPSKALHNGASNGALSSSNGKTDEKPAASESGRRRRKGRAKRD, from the exons ATGGATATTATAAAGCATATAATCAACGACACAGTCCAGTTCTACAAATGGAGTCTCACCATCGCAG ACAAGCGTGTGGAGAAATGGCCGTTGATGGACTCTCCGCTGCCCACGCTGGCCATCAGCTCCTCGTACCTGCTCTTCCTCTGGCTGGGGCCCCGGTTCATGCAGGGCCGAGAGCCCCTCCAGCTGAGGAAGACCCTCATCCTCTACAACTTCAGCATGGTTGTCCTCAACTTCTTCATATTCAAGGAG CTCTTCCTTGCTGCGCGAGCGGCCAACTACAGCTACATCTGCCAGCCTGTGGACTACTCAGACGATCCCAATGAAGTGAGG GTGGCAGCAGCTCTGTGGTGGTACTTCATTTCTAAAGGTGTGGAGTACCTCGACACTGTGTTCTTCATCTTACGCAAGAAGTTCAACCAAATCAGCTTCCTGCACGTCTATCACCACTGCACCATGTTCACTCTGTGGTGGATCGGCATCAAATGGGTCGCCGGTGGACAGT CGTTCTTCGGGGCTCATATGAATGCAGCCATCCATGTCCTGATGTACTTGTATTATGGGCTGGCCGCTTTCGGTCCAAAAATACAGAAGTATCTGTGGTGGAAAAAGTATCTGACCATCATTCAAATG ATCCAGTTTCACGTCACCATCGGCCACACGGCTCTGTCTCTGTACTCCGACTGTCCGTTCCCTAAGTGGATGCACTGGTGTCTGATCGGATACGCCCTCACCTTCATCATCCTCTTCGGGAATTTCTATTACCAGACGTACCGTCGTCAGCCCCGGCGCGAGACCACGGCCAAACCCAGCAAAGCCCTTCATAACGGAGCCTCCAACGGAGCCCTGAGCTCCAGCAACGGAAAGACGGACGAGAAGCCGGCCGCATCCGAGAGcggcaggaggaggaggaagggcaGAGCCAAGCGTGATTAA
- the LOC128031198 gene encoding dual specificity protein kinase Ttk isoform X2: MGTSRILKRSPNKTFDQSYRQIYLLSLSQLSEMDEEESTERQMQIAMLCQRLAKIKKLYTDDDTDHINQAISSHSPDACRTLLTSLERKGNPQTDPGLLSKLIDGYTRVFSSMPLGRYSQIESYAQMLVRFAELKAIQDVNDAQASFDIARSHCKDFAFVHIAYAQFELLQGNFKKCTLILQKAFEMNAKPRRVLEAALRNLNAGKHQLLSHEDKENISVSAHEDAHESVRSSSRRSDESCDLQTSSTLHQGSDQRFSPQDENMPVWRAASQHRRTAMAERVPMVPLSVPENESSDCDGAQKPEAPAAHLFSRQTSASNIRSTFPMCSSKKGTPDGDSYSLLNLKPPVISPDHHLRRNSEEGDTITALLQRAERRETARTEETTDIHQLISTNSPESCQIFLENLEKRGDPASDAAFLSKLLDCYSKVFARFPLAKHCRKESYARMLVRYAELKGIEDPEDAPDHFSIARSHCKAFAFVHIAHAQFELSQGNSRKSNLILQKALSSNARPVELLRTAVRNLSSGQTHLLPSEHEESAAGSVEAVRDRKEEEAPAKAPEEQRKPHVKETSSDWKIPAVIDRHESPEDRKAPTIPGSSSSSLQALRTPAPPRVQPSFSCQTPNYRDPSANSFVTPVVKQRPVVVSVPSTAQKMGHAPLPCTPQSRVSSVPQPSQTPASAFSNESITIKGKQFFIFKMIGRGGSSKVYQVFDQKKHAYAVKYVNLEEADAQAVESYRNEIQHLNHLQQYSDQIIKLYDYEITSSYIYMLMECGHLDLNTWLRSRKSVNPLDRKCYWRNMLEAVHTIHKHGIIHSDLKPANFVIVDASLKLIDFGIANRIQPDVTSIMKDSQVGTLNYMPPEAIKDTSSNGKPGSKISAKGDVWSLGCILYCMTYGKTPFQNITNQISKIHAIIDPSHEIDFPDIPEKDLLDVLKGCLVRNPRERISISELLDHPYLQLRPEPEASAGDLKRILNELAALQSPNSIARAASNLAKMCNSGRKLDVSECVKVSSQPL; this comes from the exons ATGGGCACGTCGCGAATTTTGAAACGGTCGCCCAACAAAACATTCGATCAATCCTACCGTCAAATTTACCTCCTTTCTCTGTCTCAGT TGTCAGAGATGGATGAAGAAGAGAGCACCGAGAGACAGATGCAGATCGCCATGCTGTGCCAGCGGCTGGCCAAGATCAAGAAGTTATACACTGATG ATGACACGGATCACATCAACCAGGCCATCAGCTCTCACTCTCCGGACGCCTGCCGGACGCTTCTGACCAGTCTGGAGAGGAAGGGCAATCCTCAGACAGACCCCGGCCTGCTCTCTAAACTCATCGACGGCTACACACGTGTCTTCTCCAGCATGCCGCTGGGCAGGTACAGCCAGATTGAGAGCTACGCCCAGATGCTGGTCAGATTCGCAGAGTTAAAGGC catccaagatgtaaatgatgCGCAGGCTAGTTTTGACATAGCGAGATCGCACTGTAAGGATTTCGCCTTTGTTCACATTGCTTATGCTCAGTTTGAGCTTTTGCAAG GTAACTTTAAGAAGTGCACTTTGATTCTTCAGAAGGCTTTTGAGATGAACGCTAAACCCAGGCGTGTTCTGGAGGCTGCGCTGAGGAACCTCAACGCAGGCAAACACCAGCTCCTCTCGCATGAAGATAAGGAGAACATCTCTG TGTCTGCACATGAGGATGCACACGAGTCTGTGAGGAGCAGCTCCAGAAGATCAGACGAATCGTGCGACCTGCAGACCAGCAGCACTCTTCACCAGGG GAGCGATCAGAGGTTCAGTCCACAAGATGAGAACATGCCTGTGTGGAGAGCAGCGTCACAACACAGAAGAACAGCCATG GCAGAAAGAGTTCCCATGGTGCCTCTCTCTGTCCCTGAAAACGAGAGCAGTGACTGTGACGGTGCTCAGAAACCAGAAGCTCCTGCTGCACACCTTTTCTCCAGGCAGACGAGCGCTTCAAATATCCGCTCCACGTTCCCCATGTGTTCCTCAAAGAAAGGCACTCCAGATGGAGACTCCTACAGTCTGTTGAACCTGAAG CCTCCTGTGATCAGTCCAGATCATCATCTGAGGAGAAACAGTGAAGAGGGCGACACCATCACAGCACTCCTGCAGAGAGCCGAGAGAAGAGAAACCGCTCGGACCGAAG AAACCACTGATATCCACCAGCTCATCAGCACCAACTCTCCTGAAAGCTGTCAGATCTTCCTGGAAAACCTGGAGAAGAGAGGAGACCCTGCTTCAGACGCGGCGTTTCTCTCCAAGCTCCTGGACTGCTACTCTAAGGTGTTCGCCCGGTTTCCTTTGGCCAAGCACTGCAGAAAAGAAAGCTATGCTCGAATGCTGGTGCGATATGCAGAGCTGAAGGG GATCGAAGATCCAGAAGACGCTCCAGATCATTTCAGTATTGCCAGATCGCACTGTAAAGCTTTTGCGTTTGTGCATATCGCACACGCTCAGTTTGAGCTCTCACAAG GTAACTCTAGGAAGAGTAATCTGATTCTTCAGAAAGCGCTGAGCTCAAACGCACGGCCGGTCGAACTGCTGCGGACCGCCGTCAGAAACCTCAGCTCTGGTCAAACTCACCTGCTTCCCTCGGAGCATGAAGAGAGCGCTGCAG GAAGTGTGGAAGCAGTGCGTGACAGAAAggaagaagaagctccagcgaAGGCTCCTGAGGAGCAGCGAAAGCCTCATGTCAAGGAGACTTCTTCAGACTGGAAGATCCCTGCTGTCATCGACAGACATGAGTCTCCAGAG GATCGTAAAGCTCCCACAATCCCTGGTTCCTCTTCATCCTCACTTCAAGCTTTGAGAACACCTGCTCCTCCCAGAGTACAGCCCTCGTTCAGCTGTCAGACGCCCAACTACAGAGACCCCAGTGCAAACAG TTTTGTGACTCCTGTGGTGAAGCAGCGGCCCGTGGTTGTGTCTGTTCCCTCCACGGCTCAGAAGATGGGTCACGCTCCGTTACCCTGCACCCCTCAGAGCCGGGTGTCCAGCGTCCCGCAGCCGTCACAG ACCCCCGCCTCTGCTTTCTCAAACGAGTCCATCACAATCAAGGGCAAACAGTTCTTCATCTTCAAGATGATCGGCCGCGGCGGCTCCAGTAAG gtgtatCAGGTGTTTGACCAGAAGAAGCATGCGTATGCTGTGAAGTATGTGAATCTGGAGGAGGCCGACGCTCAGGCCGTGGAGAGCTACAGGAATGAGATCCAGCACTTGAATCATCTTCAGCAGTACAGCGATCAGATCATTAAACTCTACGACTA TGAGATCACCAGCAGCTACATCTACATGCTGATGGAGTGCGGTCACCTGGATCTCAACACCTGGCTGCGCAGCCGCAAGTCCGTCAACCCTCTGGACAGGAAGTGCTACTGGAGGAACATGCTGGAGGCGGTGCACACCATCCACAAACATG GCATCATCCACAGTGATTTAAAGCCAGCTAACTTTGTGATTGTGGACGCGTCGCTGAAGCTGATCGACTTTGGGATCGCTAACCGCATCCAGCCTGACGTGACCAGCATCATGAAGGACTCGCAG GTGGGGACTCTGAACTACATGCCACCAGAGGCCATCAAAGACACGTCCTCCAATGGGAAGCCAGGGTCAAAG ATCAGTGCTAAAGGAGACGTGTGGTCTCTGGGGTGTATCCTGTACTGCATGACTTACGGAAAGACTCCGTTCCAGAACATCACCAATCAGATCAGCAAAATCCATGCCATCATAGACCCGTCCCACGAGATCGACTTCCCCGACATCCCTGAGAAGGACCTGCTGGATGTGCTGAAG GGGTGTTTGGTTCGCAATCCTAGAGAGAGGATTTCAATCTCAGAGCTGCTCGATCACCCGTACCTGCAGCTGCGCCCTGAGCCAG AAGCGAGTGCTGGTGATCTGAAGAGGATCCTGAATGAACTGGCAGCTCTTCAGTCTCCCAACAGCATCGCCAGAGCTGCTAGT AACCTGGCCAAGATGTGCAACAGCGGGAGGAAGTTAGATGTCTCAGAGTGTGTGAAAGTGTCCAGTCAGCCGCTGTAG